A single region of the Saprospiraceae bacterium genome encodes:
- a CDS encoding acyl-CoA dehydrogenase family protein gives MFFALNEEQLAVQEAAREFAQKELKPGVIERDSKMEYPTDQVQKMGELGFLGMMVSPTYGGGGMDTLSYVLAMEEISKVDNSCSVIMSVNNSLVCWGLETYGTEDQKAKYLPRLSTGEWIGAFCLSEPEAGSDATSQRTTAVDMGDYYLLNGTKNWITNGGTSKLHLVMAQTDKELGHKGINAFIVETDWEGVSIGAKEDKLGIRSSDTHTIMYSDVKVPKANRIGENGFGFTFAMKTLTGGRIGIAAQALGITGGAYELSVAYAKEREAFGKPIAQHQAIAFKLADMQKDIEAAKMLVYRSAWLKDQGMDYSSASSMAKLFASEAAMKHSVEAVQIHGGYGFVKEYHVERLMRDAKITQIYEGTSEVQRIVMSRNLLKGQLYVPITK, from the coding sequence ATGTTTTTTGCATTAAACGAAGAACAATTGGCGGTGCAGGAAGCTGCCCGTGAATTTGCCCAAAAAGAACTAAAACCAGGCGTAATTGAACGGGATTCCAAAATGGAATACCCCACTGACCAGGTCCAGAAAATGGGAGAACTAGGTTTTTTGGGGATGATGGTATCGCCGACTTACGGTGGGGGTGGGATGGATACACTTTCCTATGTTTTGGCTATGGAGGAAATATCAAAAGTAGATAATTCCTGTTCGGTTATCATGTCTGTCAATAATTCATTGGTTTGTTGGGGACTAGAAACCTATGGTACAGAAGACCAAAAAGCCAAGTACTTGCCTCGCTTAAGTACCGGCGAATGGATTGGTGCTTTTTGTTTATCGGAGCCAGAGGCAGGTAGTGATGCCACAAGCCAGCGCACTACGGCTGTGGATATGGGAGATTATTATTTATTGAATGGCACCAAAAACTGGATTACCAATGGTGGCACTTCAAAATTGCACCTGGTGATGGCCCAGACAGATAAAGAACTTGGTCACAAGGGAATTAATGCTTTTATTGTGGAAACGGACTGGGAAGGTGTCAGCATAGGTGCAAAAGAAGATAAGCTGGGGATTCGATCCTCTGATACGCATACGATTATGTATTCAGATGTCAAGGTGCCTAAAGCAAATCGCATTGGTGAAAATGGTTTTGGTTTTACCTTTGCCATGAAAACCCTAACGGGTGGACGAATTGGCATTGCGGCTCAGGCCTTGGGCATAACAGGAGGTGCTTATGAATTATCGGTAGCCTATGCTAAAGAACGAGAGGCTTTTGGCAAACCCATTGCTCAGCATCAGGCAATAGCTTTTAAATTGGCAGATATGCAAAAAGATATTGAAGCTGCCAAAATGCTGGTTTACCGATCGGCCTGGTTGAAAGACCAGGGTATGGATTATAGTTCTGCCAGCTCGATGGCGAAGCTGTTTGCCTCCGAAGCAGCAATGAAGCACAGTGTAGAAGCGGTTCAGATTCATGGAGGATATGGGTTTGTAAAGGAATACCATGTAGAACGTTTGATGCGTGATGCGAAGATCACACAGATTTACGAAGGCACATCGGAGGTGCAACGGATCGTTATGTCCAGGAATTTGTTGAAAGGGCAATTATATGTTCCTATCACGAAGTGA
- the hemA gene encoding glutamyl-tRNA reductase, producing the protein MLSHLKILTVTHKRTNLNEIGQFVIKADGNTELKIKLEKLKTQFQLDELLYLSTCNRVLYLFVTSHDLDASFASHFFQSINAELPLATIEQIEDVVHCLEGEVAMEHLLEVAASIDSLVIGERQILGQMREAYELCNEWGLSGDLIRIVFQHAVQAAKGVYAKTRIGDKPVSVVSLAIQKLLKSNLPKDARLLLIGAGQTNALAAKFLAKHNYCNVTVFNRSLDKAIQIANLVNGKALPLDQLDHYTGGFDGMIVCTGATEAIITTERFKHLLQGEQKEKVVIDLAIPNNVAANLVDQFPVHYIEIEGLRQLAKENLAFRQEEIVKAKKLLSGFLSQLPGLIQQRRLALAMRAVPEEIKAVKEKALNEVFHKEVSSLDSPTRELLERMLSYMEKKCIGIPMKAARELTL; encoded by the coding sequence ATGTTATCACATCTAAAAATACTGACTGTTACGCATAAGCGAACCAACCTGAATGAGATAGGGCAATTCGTTATTAAAGCGGACGGAAATACAGAACTGAAAATTAAATTGGAAAAGTTAAAGACTCAGTTCCAACTTGATGAACTCTTATACTTGTCCACTTGTAATAGAGTCCTGTATTTATTTGTGACCAGCCATGATCTTGATGCTTCTTTTGCCAGTCATTTTTTTCAATCTATCAATGCTGAATTACCGCTTGCCACGATTGAACAGATAGAAGACGTTGTGCATTGCCTGGAGGGTGAAGTTGCTATGGAACATTTACTAGAAGTCGCCGCTTCCATTGATTCACTGGTTATTGGCGAACGGCAAATTCTGGGGCAAATGCGCGAGGCGTATGAGTTATGTAATGAATGGGGCTTATCGGGCGATTTAATCCGTATTGTCTTCCAACATGCCGTCCAGGCAGCGAAAGGAGTATATGCTAAAACCCGAATCGGCGACAAGCCGGTTTCTGTCGTTAGTTTAGCCATTCAAAAATTGCTAAAAAGCAACCTTCCTAAAGACGCCCGTTTGCTGCTGATTGGTGCAGGCCAAACGAATGCCTTAGCAGCTAAATTTTTAGCCAAACACAACTATTGCAATGTTACGGTTTTCAACAGGAGTTTAGACAAGGCGATACAAATTGCAAATTTGGTAAATGGCAAAGCCCTTCCTTTGGATCAACTAGATCATTACACGGGTGGATTTGATGGAATGATCGTTTGTACAGGGGCTACCGAGGCGATTATTACTACCGAAAGGTTTAAACACTTGCTGCAAGGAGAGCAGAAGGAAAAAGTAGTCATAGATTTAGCGATTCCGAATAATGTTGCAGCAAATTTAGTGGATCAATTTCCTGTTCATTATATTGAAATTGAAGGCCTTCGACAGTTGGCTAAAGAAAACCTGGCTTTCCGCCAAGAGGAAATTGTAAAGGCTAAAAAATTGCTTTCTGGTTTTTTAAGCCAACTCCCTGGACTTATTCAGCAACGTCGACTAGCCCTTGCGATGCGAGCTGTTCCTGAAGAAATCAAAGCCGTAAAAGAAAAAGCCCTCAACGAGGTTTTCCACAAAGAGGTCTCTTCTTTAGACAGCCCCACGCGCGAGCTCCTGGAGCGTATGCTCTCCTACATGGAAAAAAAATGCATTGGCATCCCCATGAAAGCAGCCAGGGAATTAACCCTTTGA
- a CDS encoding permease, whose amino-acid sequence MSLAIHKTLSFTLLIVIGLLLKRKITNKEQLGGIKTLILSIALPATIFIALLKIDIKPALIFLPIIALFVNVVMLGAARFVLPFFSFPKDSPEFRSLVLLLPSFAPGLSCFPFLAEYFGEESLAHAALADVGNKVFVLIFLYLLAMHWYYQLLAKNQSKKTGEKGSQLKSLLTSLGKEPVNLVMIIALVLLCFGMNLSSLPVFLQDSISRMSALMTPLVLLFIGLAVKVKRREMVQILQLLMVRSGFAFLLSGLLVFFIPATLPAAMVLVAVIFPQSACSFWPFAHITAIESLESKQPQRTFNLDLALNLLAFSLPFSTIIILGICSFGSFFVNPVYLLLVGTGFIGISSFSVFLVKKKSERKKIETAPSPKTTRLIKIKEVMS is encoded by the coding sequence ATGAGTTTAGCCATTCACAAAACGCTATCATTCACCTTATTAATTGTTATAGGCCTTTTATTAAAACGGAAAATCACAAATAAAGAACAATTAGGAGGGATCAAAACACTCATACTAAGTATAGCCCTTCCAGCCACGATTTTTATCGCATTGCTAAAAATCGATATCAAACCAGCTTTGATTTTTTTACCTATTATAGCTCTTTTTGTGAATGTCGTGATGTTGGGGGCAGCGCGTTTCGTGCTGCCTTTCTTTTCTTTTCCAAAAGATTCACCTGAGTTCCGGTCTTTAGTGTTATTGTTACCTTCCTTTGCACCTGGCCTCTCTTGTTTTCCCTTTTTAGCCGAATATTTCGGAGAGGAAAGTTTGGCTCATGCCGCCTTAGCGGATGTTGGTAACAAAGTCTTTGTTTTAATTTTTTTATACCTTTTGGCCATGCATTGGTACTATCAGCTGCTGGCCAAAAATCAGTCAAAAAAGACGGGGGAGAAAGGAAGCCAATTGAAGAGTCTATTGACCTCCTTAGGCAAGGAACCGGTCAACTTGGTGATGATCATTGCCCTGGTTTTGTTGTGCTTCGGGATGAACCTTTCCTCTTTGCCTGTTTTTCTTCAGGATTCCATTAGTCGAATGAGCGCCCTTATGACGCCGCTGGTACTCTTATTTATTGGGTTGGCGGTGAAAGTGAAAAGAAGAGAAATGGTTCAAATTCTTCAATTGCTGATGGTTCGTTCAGGTTTTGCTTTCCTTTTGAGTGGCTTGTTGGTTTTTTTTATTCCAGCAACCCTTCCGGCTGCCATGGTATTGGTGGCGGTAATTTTTCCACAAAGTGCTTGTAGCTTTTGGCCTTTTGCACATATAACGGCAATTGAATCACTTGAAAGTAAGCAACCTCAGCGGACCTTCAATCTAGACTTAGCCTTGAATTTATTAGCCTTTTCGCTTCCATTTTCCACTATCATTATATTAGGCATTTGTTCTTTTGGATCCTTCTTCGTTAATCCTGTTTATCTGCTGCTGGTGGGAACTGGATTTATCGGAATCAGTAGTTTTTCTGTTTTTCTGGTAAAGAAAAAATCAGAGAGAAAGAAAATTGAGACAGCGCCATCACCCAAAACAACTCGATTGATAAAAATAAAAGAAGTTATGAGTTAA
- a CDS encoding histidinol-phosphate transaminase, with translation MTKKIDRRSWLRSTALMTSSFALTPGLKAFAVHEKGAAPNFKAWDWERSVAAPDITKLKARLLANENPYGPSDKVRLAIMESAGMGNRYGHTAAAKLIDMIAEKEGVTPEHIMLGPGSTDMLEKTAITHFIHGGNIVSADPAYMSLIKTAMSFNAEWKNVPLTKDWAHDLPAMEAAIDKETKLVYVCNPNNPTGSLTPAKDLWNFCERVSEKAPIFVDEAYLEFLDNSDDSSMVGLVKKGKNVIVARTFSKIHSMAGLRVGYIVGTPETLEKISSMVRGNMGMSITSLKGAMASMEDVTFQENSRKWTTETREYVFEELGKMGFDYIPSYTSFILFPIAMSGAPFLEKMFDKGVGVRAFEVFGKQYCRVSMGKMKEMELFIDTLKQVLV, from the coding sequence ATGACAAAAAAAATCGACAGAAGAAGCTGGTTGCGATCCACTGCTTTAATGACCAGTAGTTTTGCCCTCACCCCGGGTTTAAAGGCATTTGCGGTACACGAAAAGGGGGCTGCGCCCAACTTTAAAGCCTGGGATTGGGAAAGAAGCGTTGCAGCACCTGATATTACCAAACTAAAAGCGCGATTGCTGGCTAATGAAAACCCCTATGGCCCATCCGACAAGGTGCGATTGGCCATTATGGAATCAGCAGGTATGGGCAACCGATACGGTCATACTGCGGCGGCCAAACTCATCGACATGATCGCCGAAAAAGAAGGCGTAACACCCGAGCATATTATGCTTGGACCTGGTTCTACAGATATGCTTGAAAAAACAGCCATCACTCATTTTATCCATGGCGGAAATATTGTTTCTGCTGATCCGGCCTACATGTCTTTGATCAAAACAGCCATGTCTTTTAACGCGGAATGGAAAAATGTACCGCTAACCAAAGATTGGGCGCATGATTTGCCCGCTATGGAGGCTGCTATAGATAAAGAGACCAAACTGGTTTATGTATGTAACCCTAATAACCCGACTGGTTCTTTGACACCAGCAAAAGACCTTTGGAATTTCTGCGAAAGGGTGTCGGAGAAAGCCCCTATTTTCGTAGATGAAGCCTACCTCGAATTTTTGGACAACTCGGATGATTCCAGTATGGTCGGCTTAGTGAAAAAAGGTAAAAATGTGATTGTAGCCAGAACCTTCTCCAAAATTCACTCGATGGCGGGCCTTCGGGTTGGCTATATCGTTGGTACTCCTGAAACCCTTGAAAAAATCAGCTCGATGGTGAGGGGGAATATGGGGATGAGCATTACTTCCTTAAAAGGCGCTATGGCAAGTATGGAAGATGTGACATTCCAGGAAAACTCGCGAAAATGGACAACGGAAACGAGGGAATACGTTTTTGAAGAATTGGGAAAAATGGGGTTTGACTATATTCCTTCTTATACCAGTTTTATTCTTTTTCCCATTGCAATGTCTGGTGCGCCATTCCTCGAAAAAATGTTTGACAAGGGAGTTGGTGTAAGAGCCTTTGAGGTCTTTGGTAAACAATATTGCCGAGTGAGCATGGGCAAAATGAAAGAAATGGAACTCTTCATCGATACCTTAAAACAAGTGCTGGTTTAA
- a CDS encoding SMP-30/gluconolactonase/LRE family protein — MKKPTCWAIIALFSILYACQSAPKEDQTDTENPGSTYPTAGKIEKLSEKLDALIAAESLPEILAEGFDWTEGPLWIADKQMLLFSDIPPNSIYSWSEKEGKKLYLKPSGYTGTAPRQGEPGSNGLLLDAEGHLVLCQHGDRQMGRMDASIDAPEAKFISLVNQYQGKKLNSPNDAVYNSKGELFFTDPPYGLEGNINDPKKEIPFQGVYKLTTTGELVLLTDQMSRPNGIAFSPDEKTLYVANSDPEKAIWMAFDVTPEGITNGRVFFDATSLVGEERKGLPDGLKVHKSGHLFATGPGGVFIFSPTGEHLGTILTGQATSNCAFNEDQSTLFITADMYLMRIAVK; from the coding sequence ATGAAAAAACCAACATGCTGGGCAATAATTGCCCTTTTTTCGATTTTATATGCTTGCCAATCCGCCCCAAAAGAGGATCAAACCGATACAGAAAATCCAGGCAGTACTTACCCAACTGCAGGAAAAATCGAAAAGTTGAGTGAAAAGCTGGACGCCCTTATTGCCGCGGAAAGCTTACCCGAAATACTAGCAGAGGGCTTTGATTGGACAGAAGGCCCCCTTTGGATCGCTGATAAGCAAATGTTACTTTTTTCTGATATCCCACCCAATAGTATCTACAGTTGGTCCGAAAAAGAAGGGAAAAAATTATACCTCAAGCCCTCCGGATATACCGGGACAGCACCACGCCAAGGTGAACCTGGCTCAAATGGCCTCTTACTTGATGCCGAAGGCCACTTGGTTTTGTGCCAGCATGGAGATCGGCAAATGGGGCGGATGGATGCCTCAATAGATGCCCCCGAAGCAAAATTCATTAGCCTCGTCAATCAATACCAAGGTAAAAAACTGAACAGCCCTAATGATGCTGTATATAATAGTAAAGGTGAGTTGTTTTTCACCGACCCCCCTTATGGATTGGAGGGAAATATAAATGATCCAAAGAAAGAAATCCCTTTTCAAGGGGTGTACAAATTAACGACAACTGGCGAACTTGTTTTATTAACCGACCAAATGAGTCGCCCTAATGGTATTGCCTTTTCTCCTGATGAAAAAACGCTCTACGTGGCGAATTCTGACCCTGAAAAAGCGATCTGGATGGCATTTGATGTCACTCCTGAGGGTATAACAAATGGAAGGGTCTTTTTTGATGCAACCAGCCTAGTTGGCGAAGAACGAAAAGGCCTACCGGATGGCTTGAAAGTGCATAAAAGTGGGCACCTTTTTGCGACAGGGCCGGGAGGGGTCTTCATCTTTTCACCAACAGGAGAACATTTAGGGACCATTTTGACCGGACAAGCTACCTCCAATTGTGCTTTTAATGAAGACCAAAGCACACTTTTTATAACAGCTGATATGTACCTGATGCGGATAGCAGTGAAATAG
- a CDS encoding DUF2911 domain-containing protein has product MKNTISGLAFLLLLFLMACGPTDQSKQAEGAEETAEATATEEAAPAEDKSNRPSPPKEASGQIAGADILINYSSPAVKGRKIWGGLEAYGAVWRTGANEATTIEFSKAVTIEGKTLAAGKYALFSIPNEDKWVIIFNTDTEQWGATNYDESKDALRVEVKPKNLDQQVERMEFEVTTEGVALRWDKIEVSFKVGAAG; this is encoded by the coding sequence ATGAAAAACACCATTAGTGGATTAGCATTTTTGCTATTATTATTTTTAATGGCTTGTGGGCCAACCGACCAATCTAAGCAAGCGGAAGGAGCGGAGGAAACTGCGGAGGCCACAGCAACCGAAGAAGCGGCACCTGCAGAAGATAAATCGAACCGTCCAAGCCCTCCTAAAGAGGCTAGTGGGCAAATAGCCGGAGCTGATATTCTCATTAATTACAGCAGCCCAGCGGTTAAAGGCCGAAAAATTTGGGGCGGCCTAGAAGCTTATGGTGCCGTTTGGCGCACAGGTGCCAATGAGGCCACTACCATTGAGTTCTCTAAAGCCGTTACCATTGAAGGAAAAACATTGGCTGCGGGTAAATACGCTTTGTTTTCTATTCCTAATGAAGACAAATGGGTGATTATCTTCAATACGGATACAGAACAATGGGGAGCTACTAATTATGATGAATCCAAAGATGCACTCCGCGTAGAAGTAAAGCCTAAAAACCTAGACCAACAAGTTGAGCGCATGGAATTCGAAGTTACAACAGAGGGTGTAGCCCTTCGTTGGGATAAGATAGAAGTTAGTTTTAAAGTAGGCGCTGCAGGCTAA
- a CDS encoding helix-turn-helix domain-containing protein: MKDIVIVIPEGEVSAVAITGITMVFDVANMVAGPNFKLKIASHLPVKEIRLGRYGVQVDTHLKDIDRTDLVIIPPLNYHQKEGLERNKELIEWLKWIWTNSEVELGSVCTGAYFLAATGLLDGKEASSHWAWIDELRELFPKVDWVPECIITDTEGLYTSGGTFSSFNLILYLVEKFVNKEVAVRISKELEIDYGRSSQLPFMIFNNQRNHTDERILAVQQFMEKHYEKTIKLDVLAKQFSMSRRNLIRRFKVATGNTPRTYIQRLRIEEAKRILETSESNVSEVMFAVGYTDVNTFRDIFQRYTGFLPSRYKQKFGHGPLNAN; this comes from the coding sequence ATGAAAGATATTGTTATTGTCATTCCAGAAGGCGAGGTGAGTGCGGTTGCTATCACCGGAATAACGATGGTTTTTGATGTGGCTAATATGGTAGCCGGTCCAAATTTCAAGCTTAAAATAGCTAGTCACTTACCCGTGAAAGAAATTCGTTTAGGGCGTTATGGTGTGCAGGTGGATACCCATTTGAAGGATATAGATAGAACGGACTTAGTCATTATTCCTCCGCTCAATTACCACCAAAAGGAAGGACTTGAACGTAATAAAGAACTGATTGAGTGGTTAAAATGGATATGGACTAATAGCGAAGTGGAATTGGGCAGCGTTTGTACCGGAGCCTATTTTTTGGCAGCTACTGGACTTTTAGATGGAAAAGAAGCTTCTTCTCATTGGGCTTGGATCGATGAATTGAGGGAGCTTTTTCCGAAGGTAGATTGGGTTCCCGAGTGCATCATTACTGATACAGAAGGTTTGTATACCTCGGGCGGCACTTTTTCTTCCTTCAACCTGATTCTCTATCTGGTTGAGAAGTTTGTTAATAAGGAGGTGGCCGTACGCATTTCAAAGGAACTAGAGATTGATTATGGCCGGAGCTCCCAGCTGCCCTTTATGATTTTTAATAACCAGAGAAACCATACCGATGAGCGAATACTAGCTGTACAGCAATTTATGGAGAAACATTATGAAAAAACCATAAAACTGGATGTATTGGCTAAACAATTCAGTATGAGCCGTCGCAACCTGATTCGTCGGTTTAAGGTCGCGACAGGAAACACGCCCCGGACCTATATTCAGCGATTGCGTATTGAAGAAGCTAAACGTATCTTGGAGACATCTGAAAGCAATGTCAGTGAAGTCATGTTCGCTGTCGGATACACGGATGTAAATACTTTTCGGGATATATTCCAACGTTATACCGGATTCTTACCCAGTCGCTACAAGCAAAAATTTGGACATGGACCATTAAATGCCAATTAA
- a CDS encoding serine hydrolase domain-containing protein has protein sequence MKSILFLLLCLFSNDVFTQPETTDFERLDQHLKTYITGERLAGIATLVMKNDTVLYKSNLGWQDLEKKQPITDQTLFRLASLTKPIVSVGILKLLDQGKLSLDAPISKYLPFFQSPVVLGQINPIEQPIRIHHLLSHTSGITSELAGGEVAKLYKESLHKGQTSLEAFIKDLASFPLEVAPGTRFLYSYSPDVLGLIIEKISGQPLDQFLKEQVFEPLEMNSTSFKVAPERIDDFASIFTYNEQKQLVLVQPNKESPYLKGVMPRGNSGLVSTVTDYSHFALMLLNKGQYNGQQYLQEETVALMVRNHVPTPALPIGAGPITFSGLGFGYGVAVSYEPNPLGTIPGTYGWIGASHTTFWVDPANGLFGVLFTQFSGKAGDCPILFEFNPLVYRCLAIKENGIPSQE, from the coding sequence ATGAAAAGCATTTTATTCCTGTTATTATGTTTGTTCAGCAATGATGTATTCACTCAGCCCGAAACCACCGATTTTGAACGATTAGATCAACATTTGAAAACCTACATAACAGGTGAGCGATTGGCAGGTATCGCCACCTTGGTCATGAAAAATGATACGGTTTTATACAAAAGCAACCTGGGTTGGCAAGATTTGGAAAAAAAACAACCCATCACTGATCAGACCCTTTTCCGCTTAGCCTCACTGACCAAACCTATTGTCAGTGTTGGCATACTAAAACTTTTGGACCAGGGTAAACTTTCACTAGATGCCCCGATAAGTAAATACCTGCCTTTTTTCCAATCTCCGGTGGTATTAGGCCAAATAAACCCTATCGAGCAGCCTATTCGCATTCATCACTTGTTGTCTCATACCAGTGGTATTACGTCTGAGCTTGCAGGAGGGGAAGTTGCCAAACTTTATAAGGAAAGCCTTCATAAAGGGCAAACTAGCTTGGAAGCATTTATCAAAGATCTCGCCAGTTTCCCCTTGGAAGTAGCGCCAGGAACCCGCTTTCTGTATAGTTATAGCCCTGATGTATTGGGCCTTATTATCGAAAAAATTTCCGGCCAACCACTTGACCAATTTTTAAAAGAACAGGTCTTTGAGCCATTGGAAATGAATTCCACCTCCTTTAAAGTCGCACCAGAGCGTATCGACGACTTTGCCTCGATTTTCACGTACAATGAACAAAAGCAACTTGTCCTGGTCCAGCCCAATAAGGAAAGCCCATACCTAAAAGGTGTGATGCCAAGGGGGAATTCAGGGCTGGTCTCAACGGTTACGGATTACAGCCATTTTGCCCTTATGCTCCTGAATAAAGGCCAGTACAACGGTCAACAGTACCTTCAAGAGGAAACAGTGGCATTAATGGTTCGCAACCATGTTCCTACACCTGCACTTCCGATCGGTGCTGGACCTATTACCTTTAGTGGACTGGGGTTTGGTTATGGTGTGGCGGTGAGCTATGAACCCAATCCGTTGGGTACGATCCCCGGAACATACGGCTGGATCGGTGCCAGCCACACCACTTTCTGGGTGGATCCTGCAAATGGCTTATTCGGGGTACTTTTTACGCAATTCAGTGGAAAAGCGGGGGATTGCCCTATTCTGTTTGAATTCAATCCATTGGTATATCGCTGTTTGGCCATAAAGGAAAATGGCATTCCCTCTCAAGAATGA
- a CDS encoding glycosyltransferase, with protein sequence MSYTEEANNRKRILVAVLDWGLGHAARCVPLIKALLAEGHEVFLGANGRALQLLRLEFPQLPYEEFPAYNIRYISDHMIWNMAWQWPKILWAAWREHRLLKQLVDKYHFQVLISDSRFGCFHPKVKSIFLSHQLWIKIPIRPLEIIVNQINHWVIRRFEECWVPDYSVPPRLAGELSRAIPGVSLHYIGILSRMEQIRRPEPSQIIAVLSGPEPQRSRLEQLLIQQALSLREKMVIVQGKTEMHGVGQKVGPNLTLIPALSGQALQQLLVEARIVLCRSGYSSLMDLAKLGIPAILIPTPGQTEQEYLAQSCAYRQLFFYQSQKDFNLKKALEKAAAYDGFTEQDSYSAGLLKAAISRL encoded by the coding sequence ATGAGTTACACAGAAGAAGCAAATAATAGAAAACGCATTTTGGTGGCGGTGTTAGATTGGGGATTGGGGCATGCTGCACGATGTGTGCCGCTTATAAAGGCGCTTCTGGCCGAAGGGCACGAGGTGTTTTTGGGTGCAAATGGTCGTGCTTTGCAACTGTTGAGGCTGGAATTTCCACAGCTACCATATGAAGAATTTCCCGCTTATAATATTCGCTATATTTCCGATCATATGATTTGGAATATGGCCTGGCAATGGCCCAAAATCCTATGGGCCGCCTGGCGCGAACATCGCCTGCTTAAACAATTGGTTGATAAATACCACTTCCAAGTGCTCATCTCCGATAGTCGATTTGGTTGTTTCCACCCCAAGGTCAAAAGCATTTTCTTGAGTCATCAACTTTGGATAAAAATCCCGATTCGCCCACTTGAAATAATCGTCAACCAAATCAATCACTGGGTGATTCGACGTTTTGAAGAGTGCTGGGTGCCTGACTACTCGGTGCCTCCGCGTTTGGCGGGGGAATTAAGTCGTGCCATTCCGGGGGTCTCTTTGCATTATATTGGCATACTATCTCGAATGGAACAGATCAGAAGGCCTGAGCCTTCGCAAATAATAGCGGTGCTTTCAGGGCCTGAGCCACAGCGAAGTCGCCTGGAACAATTGCTCATTCAACAAGCGCTTTCGTTAAGGGAAAAGATGGTAATCGTTCAGGGAAAAACGGAAATGCACGGCGTTGGGCAGAAAGTAGGCCCCAACCTGACCTTAATCCCAGCACTGTCTGGCCAAGCCCTACAGCAGTTGCTGGTCGAGGCCCGTATCGTTTTGTGTCGATCTGGCTACAGCAGCCTCATGGACCTGGCAAAACTCGGAATACCAGCCATACTCATTCCTACACCTGGTCAAACAGAACAAGAATATCTAGCCCAAAGCTGTGCCTATCGACAACTTTTTTTCTACCAGTCTCAAAAAGATTTCAACCTGAAAAAAGCTTTGGAAAAAGCAGCAGCTTACGATGGGTTTACCGAACAAGATTCCTATTCAGCGGGATTATTAAAAGCAGCAATATCAAGGTTATGA
- the pth gene encoding aminoacyl-tRNA hydrolase, with protein sequence MKYLIVGLGNMGPKYDGTRHNIGFEVVDALAEALGVTWKNDQLGDIAIGKHKGRVLVLLKPSTYMNLSGKSVRYWLQKEKILKENLLVILDDLNLPFGKQRLRGKGSDGGHNGLKDIDKMTGGNDYARLRLGIGDTFSKGKQVDFVLGKWDKEEQVQLPELLQYAVDTAKSFAAIGLNHTMNAFNKK encoded by the coding sequence ATGAAATACTTGATCGTGGGCCTTGGAAATATGGGACCCAAATACGATGGTACCCGGCACAATATCGGATTTGAAGTAGTGGATGCCTTGGCCGAGGCATTAGGAGTAACGTGGAAAAATGACCAATTGGGAGACATAGCTATCGGGAAACACAAAGGCCGGGTTTTGGTGTTGCTCAAACCTTCTACCTATATGAACCTAAGTGGTAAATCGGTTCGTTATTGGCTACAAAAAGAGAAAATACTCAAAGAAAACCTGCTGGTGATCCTGGATGACCTGAATCTCCCTTTTGGCAAACAAAGACTACGCGGAAAAGGGAGTGATGGTGGTCATAATGGATTGAAAGATATCGATAAAATGACAGGTGGCAATGATTATGCACGCCTTCGTTTAGGCATTGGAGATACCTTCTCTAAAGGCAAGCAAGTGGATTTTGTTTTGGGGAAATGGGATAAGGAAGAACAGGTACAATTACCTGAACTTTTACAATATGCGGTGGATACAGCGAAGAGTTTTGCCGCCATAGGCCTTAACCATACGATGAATGCCTTTAATAAAAAGTAG